In Nonlabens agnitus, the DNA window CGTGTACTGGACTTCATCATTTTATTGGCAATAACCGCAACCGCAATGCTTACGGCAAGTGGCGAGATCGTGGAATTCTTTAAGGAAAGTATTGAGGTCGCTTTCGCGAAAGCGAACCCCATCAAAATCACCACATATCTTATCATTCTAGTGATCATCGTTGTTTTGGGAATATACCTTCTCAAAAAACTGCAGCTTTTCCAAAAGGTTAAGGGATTTCTAGCCGGCATCAAAGATGGCTTCACCACGATCTGGACCATGGAAAAAAAGTGGCGGTATCTAGCGCACACATTGTTCATCTGGTTCATGTACCTAGCGATGTTTTACGTTTGCATTTTTGCCATTCCAGACACAGATTCCATGCCCGTAAGTGCCGTTTTGTGCGCATTTGTGGCAGGTAGTTTTGCGGTTGCCTTTACTAATGGTGGCTTGGGCGCATATCCTTATTTGATCAGCCAGGTGTTGCTGTTGTTTGGTTACAGCGCCGTGGTGGGAACCGCTTTTGGCTGGATTGTCTGGTTATCGCAAACCCTATTGGTCATCGTTTTTGGACTGCTATGTTTTGTGCTTTTTTCAATGCGCAAGTAAATTTGCGTTAGGTTACACCTCTTAATTTTTATCTTTCCAAAAAAGTTCCCATGGCCAAGACCAAAACCACATTCTTTTGTCAAAATTGCGGCGCGCAACACGCTCGCTGGCAAGGCCAGTGCACGGCCTGCAAGGAATGGAACACGCTGGTAGAAGAGGTCGTTGAGAAACCCACTAAGAAAGACTGGTCGCAAAGTGTTGATGAGAGTACGCTTTCGCGAAAGCGCACTCAAAAACCACAGCGCATCTCTCAAATTGATGCGACTGAAAGTCCACGCATGGACACCACAAATGCCGAATTCAACCAGGTTCTAGGCGGTGGACTCGTGCCGGGATCTGTGACCTTATTGGGTGGAGAGCCAGGAATTGGGAAGTCGACCCTATTATTACAACTGTGCTTGAACCTGCCTTTTAAAACACTGTATGTTTCTGGTGAGGAAAGTGCGCAACAAATCAAAATGCGGGCAGAGCGCATCAAAAAAGACGTCGACAATTGCTACATCCTAACCGAAACCAAGACGCAAAACATATTCCGTCAGGTGGCAGAAAATCAGCCTAATGCGTTGATCATCGACTCCATTCAAACGCTGCAAACTGATCATATTGAAAGCACCGCTGGTAGCGTTTCACAAATAAGGGAATGCACTGGCGAACTGATCAAGTTTGCTAAGGAAACCAACACGCCAGTTATTCTGATAGGACATATCACTAAAGACGGGAATATCGCTGGACCCAAAGTCCTAGAACACATGGTAGACACGGTGCTTCAATTTGAGGGCGATCGCAACCATACCTACAGAATTTTACGGGCACTCAAAAACCGTTTCGGGTCTACCCATGAAATAGGAATCTATGAAATGTTGGGACATGGGCTGCGTGAAGTCACTAATCCCAGCGAGCTATTGATTTCTCAGCGTGGTTCCAGTTTGAGCGGTACGGCGATTGCTGCCACTATGGAAGGCATGAGACCGCTAATTATAGAGGTGCAGGCTCTAGTGAGTACGGCCGTTTATGGTACGCCACAGCGCAGTGCCACTGGTTATAACTTGAAACGCCTCAATATGATCTTGGCGGTGTTGGAAAAGAGAGCCGGTTTCAAATTGGGCCAAAAGGACGTTTTCCTCAATATTACTGGTGGTATCAATGTAGACGATCCTGCGATTGATCTCGCGGTAGTGGTTGCCGTGCTGTCCTCTAATTTTGACATTGAAATCTCCTCGCAACATTGCTTTAGTGCAGAAGTTGGTTTAGGTGGTGAGATACGACCCGTCAGCCGCTTGGAGCAACGCGTCAATGAAGCATCAAAACTGGGCTTTGAAAAGATTTTTGTAGCACCATCAAAGACCGCTTTAAAAGACAAGGGAACGCAAATCCAGGCCGTTTCTCGTATTGAAGAACTTGTAAAATATTTATTTGCTTAGAATCATGAAAAATCTATTGTTTTTGACCTTGTTAGCTTTAATGGTTTCCTGTAAAGAAGGACCACAAAAACCCTTGCGATATGCAGATGTAGACACCTCTTCAAAAGATGTTCTACACTTAACAGACCCTGACGATTATTACTACTCGTTGGAAGATCTTATAGAAGCCAGTCAAGGTAAAGTGGTTTATGTAAACTTTTGGGCCAGTTATGAGTTTGGGTTTAAAGAGTCCATGCGAGCGCTTGAAAAATTGGAAAAAGAGATGCCTAAAGAAAATTTTAAAATCATAAACATCTGCCTGGACGCTGTCATGCTGCCATTTGAACAGCATTTAAGGATCACTACTCTTGAGCACAATTATATAGCGCGAGGTTTTGAAGACTCCAATTTTGCCGAAGAGTATGACTTTGTCGCGCTACCACGTTTCATGCTTTATGACAGAAAAGGGAAGCTCATCGATAACAACGCTATGGCGCCTACCAACGAAAACCTAGAGTCTACGCTTCAACTACTCATTGAGCAATAGGTTGTCGTTCTTTCGTAGAAATATTGTTTCCTTAACGGTCATAGGCTGCATCACAGCAGCAGTACTGACCTATTTCTACAAGCCAGAATATTTTGATTTTATCGTCCAGCCATCCGCGCGCAGCCTGTATGAGCGCGATTTGAAAAAATATCCAGACCAACTCGAACGTTGGAATAGATTAAGTAAAATGGCGATCAATGATAGCGTTTTGAGTGGTGATAGCTATAGCGAAATTGCAACATCAACCGCTCAAAACTCATTTGCCGCTGGCTATATGGTAAATATCGCTCAAGGCGAAAGCTTGCTCGCCACCATCTCCATGGACAGCATCCAGCCATCTTGGATTCTAGAAGCCTATAACAATAATGGAATGTTACTTGAAAGCGCCATAGCAAACGACTCTATGTTAAGTCTGCATATTAAAAACGGCGAGGCACAAAGGCTAAAAATTGTTGTTCAGTCTTTTTTAAATATCACTGATACTGTTCAGCTAAAGGTTTATAAGCAACCCTTATTAGAATTCCCGCTGGCTGGCAAAGGAAATAATGCGATCCAGTCCTTTTGGGGTGTGGCTCGTGACGGTGGTCGCAGGTCACATGAAGGAAACGATATCTTTGCAGACCGCGGCCATCCAGTTGTAGCGGCAGCAGATGGCAGAATAAGTTCTGTACGAGATCGTGGTCTTGGCGGTAAGCAAATCTGGTTGAGGGACAATCTTACCAACTCCAGTCACTACTATGCTCATCTTGACTCACAACTCGTTACTTCTGGACAGCGAGTTTCTAGAGGCGATACGATAGGGTTGGTAGGCAATACTGGTAATGCGAGAACCACACCACCGCATTTACATTTTGGCATTTATAAAACTGGTGGCGCCGTTGATCCCAAACCCTACATTTGGCAAGTTCCCATTCCTGAAGATTCTCAAAGCTTACCTCTACGTCCTGTAGCCATAGGTTCTGGAACTGGTGCTAACCTGCGATCTCAACCTAATGCTAATGGCGGACTGATTCGCAATATTCAAAATGACACGTTGATCATTTTGGGAAACAGCAACGACTGGTATCATATACGAACCGCAGATAGTCTAGCCGGATTCGCTCATAAATCTATGATACGACTGATAGAAGAGTAGCTATTTTGAATCTATAAAAGCTGCTATTTCTTTATCAGGTATTAATTGGCGTGCTTTTCTTATATCAAATATCAGCAATGAAATGGTAATGGATAGAGTAAAGATTCTACTCAATTTCAATCAAGACTGGGCAGTGATCACTATGAACCGCACTGCTTAATATCACAGAGCGTTTTACATTGGGAACCAACTGAGGCGTGACCATATGGTAATCTAATCTCCAGCCTTTGTTCCTTGCTCTGGAGCCGCCACGATAACTCCACCAAGTATATTGGTCAGGTTCATCACTAAAAAGCCTGAAGGTATCCACAAAGCCACTTTCAACGAATCGATCAAACCACTCACGTTCTTCTGGTAAGAATCCAGAGGTGTTTTTCAAACGCACAGGATCGTGAATATCGATGGCCTTATGACAGATATTGTAATCACCACAGACAAGTAGTTCTGGAATTTCCTTGCGCAATTCCGTGATATATTCTAGAAACTCTTCCATGTATTGAAACTTGAAATCAAGCCTCGCATCGCTGGTACCGCTGGGCAAATACATGCTCATGACGGACAAATTGTCAAAATCGGCTCGCAGGTTGCGGCCTTCCTGATCCATGGTTTCAATCCCAGTACCGTATTCAACGTGATTAGGTTTGATTTTAGAAATTATCGCAGTACCTGAATATCCTTTTTTCTGTGCGCTGTAATAATATTGATATTCATAACCTGCTTCTTTGAACGCCTCAGTGTCGATTTGATTTTCCATAGCCTTGATTTCCTGTAAGCATAGCACATCAGGATCTGCAGCGGTAAGCCATTCTATAAAATCCTTTTTCATGGCGGCACGTATGCCGTTAACGTTATAGGATATGATTTTCATAATTTAATTTGGTAATTTATTAATGTGATGATGTGAGAATTGGTCTTCGGGCAAAACATATCTCGGCTCTCGCTCGATACTGGTTACAAAGATTGGAAAAGCATGGCATCACGAGCGTTAGCCAATAGTTAGCTTTTTAATCAAGACGAACGTACAATTGGATTTAGATTCAAGTTCAAGTCAAGTTTAAGTTTAAGTTTAAACTTAAAATCTAATCCTTGTACATCCCAACAACCAACTCGCCTTTGTCATTCATCATGGCGCGATACATGCCTGGTGTGTTGAAATCCATGGAAATGTTCCCGTAGTGATCTAGAGCCACAACGCCGCCGGTACCGCCCAATTTGACCAGCTTGTCTTGAATGACTTTATCAGTTGCTTCTTTTAAGGTCAAACCGCTGTATTCCATCAATGCGCTGATGTCATAGGCAACTTGAGCTCTAATGAAATACTCGCCGTGACCAGTGCTACTCACTCCACAAGTTGCGTTATTGGCATATGTTCCACTACCTATGATAGGTGCATCACCTATGCGGCCGTATTTTTTGTTGGTCATGCCGCCAGTGCTGGTTCCTGCTGCGATGTTTCCGTTTTTGTCTAGTGCGACGCAGCCTACGGTACCGTACTTTGAATCGTTGAAATAGGGGTCTTTCAATTCCAGCTGGCGCATGGCGGTTTTGTTCTCTTCGATAGTTTGGTTTTCGGTTTCCTTTTCTCTTTCGAGGACGCTCTGCAAACTTTTGAAACGGTTTTCTGTATAGAAATAACTGTTGGATACGATCTCGATGTTTGGATCTTGTAACGCTTTCGCGAAAGCGTCTGCACCATCACCGCTCAACAAAACGTGCTCTGAGTCTGTCATCACCTTACGCGCTAGCGAAATAGGATTTTTTACCGTCGTCACTCCTGCCACAGCACCAGCATTGAGTGTTTGTCCATCCATAAAACTGGCGTCGAGTGAGTTGATACCATCATGAGTAAAAACAGCGCCTTTACCGCTGTTGAACAGTGGCGAGTCCTCCATCACGCGTATGGTCGCCTCTACCGCATCCATGCTACTGCCGCCATTCTTGAGGATCTCGTGGCCGGTCTGGATCGCTTCAGTCAGTTTTGCGTTGTATTCCTGCTCCAACTCTGGAGTCATATTTTCTTTTAAAATGGTACCTGCACCACCATGAATGACAATGGCAAATTCGTTGACTTGCTCTGACGCAGGCGTGGTTTCAGCAGCTTCTGGTGTGTCTGCCTTTTTCTCCTGACAGGAAACGATAAGAATCAAGGCGGCTAGAAATAAAAGTTTTTTCATGTTGGTAAAATTTTTCTACAATTTACAATAAATAGCCTCAATGGTAACGCTTAAATGGAGCGATCTCTATCGTTTTTGCTACCTTTAAAATAAAAATTTGTTATGCCTATAAAAGCTCCTTTCAACCTGAATAAGTGGGTTGAAGAAAATCGCGATAGCCTTAAGCCACCCGTAGGAAATAAGAACCTCTACAAAGATGCCGGTGATTATATTGTGATGGTCGTCGCTGGACCCAACGCTAGAAAGGATTACCACTACAATGAAACGGAAGAGCTCTTCTACCAACTGGAAGGCACTATTGAAGTGCATGTCCAGGACAATGGTGAAAAACGCACCATGAAATTAGGTCCAGGCGATATGTACCTACATCCTGGAAAAGTGCCGCATTCTCCAGTGCGTCATGAAAATTCCATCGGATTAGTAATTGAACGCAAACGGATCAGTGAAGATGCTGTGGATGGCCTTCTTTGGTATTGCGATAATTGCAACCACAAGCTGCACGAGACATACTTTAAACTTGATGATATAGAAAAGGATTTCTTGCCCAGATTCAAAGAGTTTTTTGAAAGTGAAGAGCTTCGTACCTGCGACATTTGCGGTACCGTAATGGAAACCGATAAGCGATTTGTGGGATAAAAAAATCCCGAAACTCGATTAGAGTTTCGGGATCAACATTAGTATTAGGGATTCCTAATGTTTACTTCTTGGGTAGTAATACGGTATCAATAACGTGTATGACACCATTGGATTGATTTACATCTGCAATCGTTACTGTTGCTGTGTTTCCATTCTCATCGTCGATTTTAACGTTGCTACCACTTAGGTAAAAAGTTAATGAACCACCTTGAACGGTTGGTACAGTAGCCCTTCCATTGTTCTTTTTAATTAAAGCAATTACATCTGCTGCGTTTACTTTACCCGCAATTACATGATAAGTAAGGATTCCAGTTAGTGTTTCTTTATTTTCTGGCTTCACTAGTGTAGCTACTGTTCCTTCTGGAAGAGCATCAAATGCTGCATTAGTTGGGGCAAATACTGTGAACGGGCCTTCACCAGATAGTGTTTCTACTAATCCTGCTGCCTTTACAGCTGCTACTAATGTTGTGTGATCTTTAGAGTTCACAGCATTCTCGACAATGTTTTTACTTGGATACATTTCTGCACCACCTACCATTACGGTCTTTTCCTTACCGTACGTTTTTGATTCTTGTGCAAATGCATTTGATCCAACGACCATGGCGAGTGCAAGAGCTGCGATACTTGTGATTTTTTGAAAATTCATTGGGTATTGTATTAGGTTATTATTAATTAGGTTACATATACTCGCTTAGTATCTGTGTGGTTTTAAACCTAACTCTGGTTAACAGATTATTAACCTGATATGGCTTTAATTAGGAAACATTAGCTTTTCTCATACAAATCCTACAAAACACACAGATTTGTACGTTTTTACCTCAAAATATTACGGATAACTTAAGTTGGGAAGGGTTATCCTAATGAGATAAAGAACTGAGTACCCGAAGTAATTTTAAAGAGAAGTAATCAAGAATTGTTGCGGTATTGGATCAATCCAATAACACACCTTGCGCATCCATGACCGGTAGGTCCTTAAGATTCGCCTCACTTATAGAATGAGGTGGCGCCATAAAGGTTTTATCATACAATGTAGATCCCAAAAAATAAGTAAGCACAAACTCGTTCATAAATGGGAACACATTCTCCATGATCAGTTCTACCTTAATGGAGCTTTTTGCGGGAACTACTTTAAAAGCATGCCTAAACGTTGAAGTCTTGCGACCATCACGGTGCTTACCGCGGCTCATGATCATAACAGATTCCAGGGGTCCCTTTAAATTATTTATAAGGTAAATGATCCAGTCATGTGAAGAGAAATCTGCATTCCATTCCTTGACAACGGCTATATGCACATCCTTTACTACTGGTATGACAATATCTTTCTTCAATCTAATTTTTCACTTTTATGTAGATCCACAGACCAATCGCCGCAATGATACCTATTCCCGTAAGAGCCACGCCAAAAGCGAACTCCAGCAGCTCACCAATAATGGAAACGATTCCCGCAAGAATCAGACCTACAAATATTATAAATGCCCAGACGTATTTCATAATGCCTTTAATTTAGATTCTATAGCACTTATCAAGTCGGTAGTGGTTTCTATCTCGTGCATTTCCTGCGCACTCATGAAAACTTCCAGGCCTTGGCTACTGGCCATCAAAATTAGCGGATATTCATATTTAGGCAGCCATTTAGAATTATAATTCTTGTTAAACTCATCCCTATGCAAAAACTCTAATTCCTGCACGTGGTTTTGGATGAGTTCGCTTTCGCGAAAGCGTGCCCATTCCACAATCTCCTTTAAAACACCATAGGTCAACTCGCACAACTTGCACTGGTAAGTCGATGGACTCACCACTTTATGGGCGCTATCCAGCCATGCGTTGATGGTGCCAGAATTGGCATTGTAAACAAAAATGAGTTTGTCAATGCGCATTACAGCGCGCTAGAAAATTGCTTTAAGAAACGCACATCGTTCTCAAAAAACATACGAATGTCACCTATTTGATACAGCAACATTGCGATGCGTTCAATTCCCATTCCAAAGGCGAAACCGCTGTACTCTTCTGGATCGATACCACAATTGGTCAATACGGCTGGATCTACCATACCGCAACCCATGATTTCCAACCAGCCGGTACCTTTTGTGATGCGATAATCGGTTTCGGTTTCAAGACCCCAATAGATATCAACCTCTGCACTAGGTTCTGTAAAAGGAAAATAGGAAGGTCGCAACCGTATCTTACTCTTCCCGAACATCTCTTGCGTGAAATAGAGCAAGGTCTGTTTCAAGTCGGCAAAACTCACGTCCTTATCAATGTACAAACCTTCAACCTGGTGAAAAATACAATGTGCTCTGGCGCTTATCGCCTCATTCCTAAACACACGACCTGGAGAAATGGTCCTGATGGGCGGTTTGTTGTTTTCCATATAACGCACCTGGACACTTGAAGTGTGCGTACGCAGCAATACATCTGGATCTGTCTGGATAAAGAACGTGTCTTGCATATCACGAGCTGGATGGTGCTCTGGTAAGTTCAATGCGGTAAAGTTGTGCCAGTCGTCCTCAATTTCTGGACCTTCGCTCACGTTAAAGCCTATACGAGAAAAGACCTCTATAATCTGATTTTTAACCAGCGAGATAGGGTGGCGTGCGCCTATTTCCATAGGGTAACCGGGTCTGGTTAAATCTCCTAAAATGCCGCCTTCTTCTTCCTTATTCTCCAGCTGTTCCTTGAGCTGCTGTACTTTGTCAGTTGCCTTTTGCTTGAGCTCGTTTATGGCCTGACCGTATTCTTTCTTTTGGTCGTTGGGAACTTCCTTGAAAGCCGCAAAAAGCTCTTTGAGCAATCCTTTGGTTCCCAAATATTGAATACGGAACTGCTCTACGGCATCAGCATTATCAGCAGTGAATGAATCAACCTTGGCAATATGTTCCTTTACGTTCTCCAGCATGTCGTTTCCTTAAATTGAACCTGCAAATTTACGATATTCTCTACTTTTCCAGTTCCTGTTCGTGCTCGATGTCCTCATAGATATAAAGCATGGTCCAGAAGACAGCAATGCCGCCTAGCAAGTGCCATAACCAGTGTGTTCCCATCCATAAAAATTCAATGTCAAATTTCTTGTCCAGTGTCCTAAAGGATACAGCAACAAAAAAGGACAAAAAGGCATATCCCAAGAGTCTTGCACGATGCCAATGGGTACGATAGGCATAAATAACAATGGGCAACAAGATCGCCAGCGCACTACCTATATAACCTATGGAGTTGCGATAGCCTACAGGAAAGGAAATCCATCTGGGCAAAATATTGAGTGCCACGATAGCCGCAAGCAATACCAACCTGGCAGGCCAGCGACGTGTCGCTTTAAACGTAAAATAGAACGCACATACCACACAAAGAATCACGACAGGTACCCAATCCATAAGCAACCAGATTTCTGCACTGCGCGTCGCATGATAAATGGTACCACCTATGTAACCTATAAAGAAAATAGGCAGAATGAACTTGATCAAATAATGATGCTTTGCCGATTTCCAGACCTTAACAAAAAAGTATATGATGACAGCCAGGAAGATGAGATTGCTCAACGTATTGAAAGGCTCTACCGGGAAACGTTCCATAAGCGTTTCCCTGTAAATAGGACCGCTATCGTTGACCTCTTGTAGAATAAATGCAAGGTTCATCTCGTTGACTTTGGATGGTAAAATTAAGGCAGATTCTTACAATCTTGAAGATTATTATGAGTTCGCTTTCGCGAAAGCGAACCTTTTCAAAATCAAGGGTTCACCCTTCAAACGTATCAATTCTTAATAACTATTGTAGAAGCAGGCTTGATCGTTTTGCCAAAATTTCTATGTTTGTTCTATGCAAATAGCAGCTTACATATCTGATTTGTTGTACCGCCATGAATGTGTCGTGGTGCCCAATTTTGGTGCGTTTATATCACGACGAGTTCCCGCACAACATTTTGCGAGCACGCACACGCTGTATCCGCCTAAAAAGGGATTGTCCTTTAATGAGCAGATCCAACAAAATGACGGGTTGCTAGTCAATTATATCTCTACGGTAGAAAAGCTGCCGTATGAGGATGCCATGCAGGAAATACGCAATTATGTGCGATTTCTGGATCATGAAATTGATGAAAAAGGTGAGGTCACGATTCATAAGGTAGGTCGCTTTACTAGAAATGCAGAAAAGGCACTGTCATTCACTCCTATGTATCTGGTCAACTATTTACCAGAGGCATTTGGGTTGAGTATGCAGGAAGTTTATGCCATCGATCGCACAGCGATAGAAACGGCAGCTGTCGCTCCACAACCTGCAACGGCAATTACAACCGAGGAATCTGTAGCAACTAAAACCGCCGAACCTATTGATACTCCAGTAATCCAATTGGAAACTCCTGCGAGCAAATCTGCTGCTTGGGTACGTGCTGCTGCCGCTGTTGCCATTTTGGTCGCTGGTAGTTATTTAGGTGTTAACAGCTACCAAACACAACAATTCAACGATGCCGTGGCCGTAGAAGAAATGGCTAATGAGCAATTGAAATCCAAAATACAGGAAGCCAGCTTCTTTATTCCAACGCCGTTGCCCAGCGTCACTATGGAAGTCGCTCCTGTCGTGAAGAACCACCATGTGGTGGCAGGTGCTTTTAGAGACCCAGCCAACGCAGATAAAAAAGTGGCTCAACTTAAGGCTCAAGGATTTGATGCCCAGCGTATTGGGGTTAATCAATATGGCTTGCACAATGTTGCTTACGCCAGCTTTGCAGATCGCAACGACGCCATCAATGAGCTGTACCGTGTACGCAAGCTAGGCAATGATGGAGCCTGGTTGTTGAGTGGGACGCTCAAAAAATAATTACCCTTTATTTTTTATCACGTAATGAAGTCCATATGTATGGCCTTGGACTTTACATGCCTGCTATGAAATATGTATTCAACGCTCATGAATCAATACGTTTAAGATTTTCATTGTTCAAGGGATTAGATTATTAGCATTGATAGTT includes these proteins:
- a CDS encoding HU domain-containing protein; this translates as MQIAAYISDLLYRHECVVVPNFGAFISRRVPAQHFASTHTLYPPKKGLSFNEQIQQNDGLLVNYISTVEKLPYEDAMQEIRNYVRFLDHEIDEKGEVTIHKVGRFTRNAEKALSFTPMYLVNYLPEAFGLSMQEVYAIDRTAIETAAVAPQPATAITTEESVATKTAEPIDTPVIQLETPASKSAAWVRAAAAVAILVAGSYLGVNSYQTQQFNDAVAVEEMANEQLKSKIQEASFFIPTPLPSVTMEVAPVVKNHHVVAGAFRDPANADKKVAQLKAQGFDAQRIGVNQYGLHNVAYASFADRNDAINELYRVRKLGNDGAWLLSGTLKK
- the pheS gene encoding phenylalanine--tRNA ligase subunit alpha — translated: MLENVKEHIAKVDSFTADNADAVEQFRIQYLGTKGLLKELFAAFKEVPNDQKKEYGQAINELKQKATDKVQQLKEQLENKEEEGGILGDLTRPGYPMEIGARHPISLVKNQIIEVFSRIGFNVSEGPEIEDDWHNFTALNLPEHHPARDMQDTFFIQTDPDVLLRTHTSSVQVRYMENNKPPIRTISPGRVFRNEAISARAHCIFHQVEGLYIDKDVSFADLKQTLLYFTQEMFGKSKIRLRPSYFPFTEPSAEVDIYWGLETETDYRITKGTGWLEIMGCGMVDPAVLTNCGIDPEEYSGFAFGMGIERIAMLLYQIGDIRMFFENDVRFLKQFSSAL
- a CDS encoding peptidoglycan DD-metalloendopeptidase family protein, whose product is MSNRLSFFRRNIVSLTVIGCITAAVLTYFYKPEYFDFIVQPSARSLYERDLKKYPDQLERWNRLSKMAINDSVLSGDSYSEIATSTAQNSFAAGYMVNIAQGESLLATISMDSIQPSWILEAYNNNGMLLESAIANDSMLSLHIKNGEAQRLKIVVQSFLNITDTVQLKVYKQPLLEFPLAGKGNNAIQSFWGVARDGGRRSHEGNDIFADRGHPVVAAADGRISSVRDRGLGGKQIWLRDNLTNSSHYYAHLDSQLVTSGQRVSRGDTIGLVGNTGNARTTPPHLHFGIYKTGGAVDPKPYIWQVPIPEDSQSLPLRPVAIGSGTGANLRSQPNANGGLIRNIQNDTLIILGNSNDWYHIRTADSLAGFAHKSMIRLIEE
- a CDS encoding lysylphosphatidylglycerol synthase transmembrane domain-containing protein, with product MSLKKTLIKIAKILLPFLLGAFLIYISYTQFTTEQLDEIKGYLRDADYRFIALGMVLAMLSHLSRAWRWNYMLAALDKKPTYLNNIIAIGSGYAMNLIIPRSGEVTRAVIVNRTDDIPVDQGLGTIIAERVLDFIILLAITATAMLTASGEIVEFFKESIEVAFAKANPIKITTYLIILVIIVVLGIYLLKKLQLFQKVKGFLAGIKDGFTTIWTMEKKWRYLAHTLFIWFMYLAMFYVCIFAIPDTDSMPVSAVLCAFVAGSFAVAFTNGGLGAYPYLISQVLLLFGYSAVVGTAFGWIVWLSQTLLVIVFGLLCFVLFSMRK
- a CDS encoding GTPase, which encodes MRIDKLIFVYNANSGTINAWLDSAHKVVSPSTYQCKLCELTYGVLKEIVEWARFRESELIQNHVQELEFLHRDEFNKNYNSKWLPKYEYPLILMASSQGLEVFMSAQEMHEIETTTDLISAIESKLKAL
- a CDS encoding exodeoxyribonuclease III, which encodes MKIISYNVNGIRAAMKKDFIEWLTAADPDVLCLQEIKAMENQIDTEAFKEAGYEYQYYYSAQKKGYSGTAIISKIKPNHVEYGTGIETMDQEGRNLRADFDNLSVMSMYLPSGTSDARLDFKFQYMEEFLEYITELRKEIPELLVCGDYNICHKAIDIHDPVRLKNTSGFLPEEREWFDRFVESGFVDTFRLFSDEPDQYTWWSYRGGSRARNKGWRLDYHMVTPQLVPNVKRSVILSSAVHSDHCPVLIEIE
- a CDS encoding TlpA family protein disulfide reductase, which codes for MKNLLFLTLLALMVSCKEGPQKPLRYADVDTSSKDVLHLTDPDDYYYSLEDLIEASQGKVVYVNFWASYEFGFKESMRALEKLEKEMPKENFKIINICLDAVMLPFEQHLRITTLEHNYIARGFEDSNFAEEYDFVALPRFMLYDRKGKLIDNNAMAPTNENLESTLQLLIEQ
- a CDS encoding isoaspartyl peptidase/L-asparaginase family protein, with product MKKLLFLAALILIVSCQEKKADTPEAAETTPASEQVNEFAIVIHGGAGTILKENMTPELEQEYNAKLTEAIQTGHEILKNGGSSMDAVEATIRVMEDSPLFNSGKGAVFTHDGINSLDASFMDGQTLNAGAVAGVTTVKNPISLARKVMTDSEHVLLSGDGADAFAKALQDPNIEIVSNSYFYTENRFKSLQSVLEREKETENQTIEENKTAMRQLELKDPYFNDSKYGTVGCVALDKNGNIAAGTSTGGMTNKKYGRIGDAPIIGSGTYANNATCGVSSTGHGEYFIRAQVAYDISALMEYSGLTLKEATDKVIQDKLVKLGGTGGVVALDHYGNISMDFNTPGMYRAMMNDKGELVVGMYKD
- a CDS encoding fasciclin domain-containing protein, which gives rise to MNFQKITSIAALALAMVVGSNAFAQESKTYGKEKTVMVGGAEMYPSKNIVENAVNSKDHTTLVAAVKAAGLVETLSGEGPFTVFAPTNAAFDALPEGTVATLVKPENKETLTGILTYHVIAGKVNAADVIALIKKNNGRATVPTVQGGSLTFYLSGSNVKIDDENGNTATVTIADVNQSNGVIHVIDTVLLPKK
- a CDS encoding 3-hydroxyanthranilate 3,4-dioxygenase; the encoded protein is MPIKAPFNLNKWVEENRDSLKPPVGNKNLYKDAGDYIVMVVAGPNARKDYHYNETEELFYQLEGTIEVHVQDNGEKRTMKLGPGDMYLHPGKVPHSPVRHENSIGLVIERKRISEDAVDGLLWYCDNCNHKLHETYFKLDDIEKDFLPRFKEFFESEELRTCDICGTVMETDKRFVG
- the radA gene encoding DNA repair protein RadA; translation: MAKTKTTFFCQNCGAQHARWQGQCTACKEWNTLVEEVVEKPTKKDWSQSVDESTLSRKRTQKPQRISQIDATESPRMDTTNAEFNQVLGGGLVPGSVTLLGGEPGIGKSTLLLQLCLNLPFKTLYVSGEESAQQIKMRAERIKKDVDNCYILTETKTQNIFRQVAENQPNALIIDSIQTLQTDHIESTAGSVSQIRECTGELIKFAKETNTPVILIGHITKDGNIAGPKVLEHMVDTVLQFEGDRNHTYRILRALKNRFGSTHEIGIYEMLGHGLREVTNPSELLISQRGSSLSGTAIAATMEGMRPLIIEVQALVSTAVYGTPQRSATGYNLKRLNMILAVLEKRAGFKLGQKDVFLNITGGINVDDPAIDLAVVVAVLSSNFDIEISSQHCFSAEVGLGGEIRPVSRLEQRVNEASKLGFEKIFVAPSKTALKDKGTQIQAVSRIEELVKYLFA